A portion of the Deltaproteobacteria bacterium genome contains these proteins:
- the gltA gene encoding NADPH-dependent glutamate synthase, translated as MAKKDEDKTSRVLMPEQEPKVRARNFEEVPMGYRPEMAMEEAKRCLQCKKPQCIMGCPVHIDIPGFIKLVQEGNFTRAIRHIWEQNALPAVCGRVCPQESQCEGECILGKKGEPVAIGNLERFAADYERSYGTGELPPIAPPTGKRVAVVGSGPSGLTVAGDLIRKGHSVTVFEAFHKPGGVLVYGIPEFRLPKEIVYSEVNFLERLGGKVECNQVVGRSISVEELFEDGYDAVYVGVGAGLPKFMNVPGENLIGIYSANEYLTRSNLMKAYLFPDYDTPIALGKDVVVFGAGNVAMDSARTAMRLGADRVRIVYRRSREEMPARIAEIHHAEEEGIEFHLLTAPARFVGDERGRVIGVECLKMGLGEPDESGRRRPVPIEGSKFQLDCDLAVISVGAGANPLLTQSTKGLKTNKGGYILADPKTGKTSRKGVWAGGDIVTGQATVILAMGAGRIASDSIHDYLTLGW; from the coding sequence ATGGCGAAAAAAGACGAAGATAAGACCAGCCGAGTACTCATGCCGGAACAGGAGCCGAAGGTACGGGCACGAAATTTTGAGGAAGTACCAATGGGTTACCGGCCCGAAATGGCTATGGAGGAGGCAAAACGATGCCTCCAGTGCAAAAAGCCACAGTGCATAATGGGCTGCCCAGTGCACATTGACATACCCGGATTTATTAAACTCGTTCAAGAGGGAAACTTCACCAGAGCGATTCGGCATATCTGGGAGCAAAATGCGCTTCCCGCGGTTTGTGGGCGAGTGTGCCCTCAAGAGAGCCAGTGCGAGGGCGAATGTATTTTAGGAAAGAAAGGGGAACCCGTCGCCATTGGAAACCTGGAACGATTCGCCGCCGACTATGAGAGGTCCTATGGTACGGGCGAGCTGCCTCCAATTGCCCCTCCCACGGGAAAGCGAGTCGCAGTGGTTGGATCCGGTCCTTCGGGACTTACCGTCGCGGGAGACCTCATACGAAAGGGGCATTCGGTCACGGTGTTCGAAGCCTTCCACAAGCCCGGCGGCGTGCTCGTGTATGGTATTCCGGAGTTTCGACTTCCCAAAGAGATCGTATATTCCGAAGTCAATTTCCTGGAGCGCTTGGGCGGGAAAGTGGAATGCAACCAGGTAGTGGGACGTTCCATTAGCGTGGAAGAGCTTTTTGAAGACGGGTATGACGCTGTTTACGTCGGCGTTGGAGCGGGCTTGCCGAAATTCATGAACGTCCCGGGGGAGAACCTTATCGGCATCTATTCCGCCAACGAGTACCTCACCCGTTCCAACCTGATGAAAGCCTACCTGTTTCCGGATTACGACACGCCCATAGCTCTGGGGAAAGACGTGGTGGTGTTTGGGGCGGGAAACGTGGCCATGGACTCCGCGCGCACCGCGATGCGATTGGGTGCGGATCGGGTGAGGATCGTCTACCGCCGTTCGAGGGAAGAAATGCCCGCCAGAATTGCGGAAATCCATCATGCGGAGGAAGAGGGAATCGAGTTTCACCTGCTCACCGCTCCGGCTCGTTTCGTCGGTGACGAGCGTGGTCGGGTTATCGGAGTGGAATGCCTCAAAATGGGGCTTGGAGAGCCGGACGAATCGGGACGCCGGAGACCCGTGCCGATCGAGGGTTCCAAATTCCAGTTGGATTGCGATCTGGCCGTAATTTCCGTCGGGGCGGGAGCCAATCCGCTTCTGACCCAGAGTACGAAAGGGTTGAAGACAAACAAAGGGGGATACATCCTGGCCGATCCGAAGACCGGAAAGACAAGCCGTAAAGGCGTATGGGCCGGAGGCGATATCGTTACGGGGCAGGCTACCGTAATCCTGGCTATGGGGGCCGGTCGCATTGCCTCCGACTCGATCCATGACTATCTGACATTGGGCTGGTGA
- a CDS encoding sulfide/dihydroorotate dehydrogenase-like FAD/NAD-binding protein yields the protein MFEILRRQELAEGTVVMNEIAAPRIAAKAKPGQFVIIKANETGERIPLTMADTDPKHGTITIYYQVVGKSTAMFKQMGIGERFQDVIGPLGKATHLEKIGNVVCVGGGTGVAVLHPITRGLKEVGNHVTAIIGARNKDLLILEDKMRIASNDLRVCTDDGSYGHPGFVSDVLREILQKDDIKLVVAIGPVIMMKVICNMTAQFGVPTLVSLNPIMVDGTGMCGCCRVTVDHQTKFACVDGPEFDGHKVDFSELMQRLAAYREDEKRAMEKYRCECKVG from the coding sequence GCAAAAGCAAAGCCGGGCCAGTTCGTGATTATTAAAGCGAACGAGACCGGAGAACGGATTCCGCTGACCATGGCTGACACGGATCCGAAACACGGAACCATTACCATTTACTATCAGGTCGTGGGCAAATCCACGGCTATGTTTAAGCAGATGGGTATCGGGGAACGGTTTCAGGATGTGATCGGTCCTTTAGGAAAAGCTACCCATCTCGAAAAGATCGGGAACGTGGTTTGTGTGGGAGGCGGAACCGGCGTGGCCGTGCTCCATCCTATTACTCGAGGTCTGAAGGAGGTCGGAAACCACGTGACCGCCATTATCGGCGCCCGTAACAAAGACCTGCTGATCCTCGAGGATAAAATGAGAATCGCTTCCAACGATCTCAGAGTATGTACGGATGACGGCAGTTACGGACATCCCGGTTTTGTTTCCGACGTGCTCCGCGAGATCCTGCAAAAAGATGATATTAAGCTGGTGGTAGCCATCGGTCCGGTAATCATGATGAAGGTGATCTGCAACATGACGGCGCAATTCGGCGTACCGACATTGGTGAGTTTAAACCCCATCATGGTAGACGGCACGGGAATGTGCGGCTGCTGCCGAGTTACCGTTGATCACCAGACGAAGTTCGCCTGTGTGGACGGCCCGGAATTTGACGGACACAAAGTGGATTTCAGCGAGCTGATGCAGCGACTGGCTGCATATCGGGAAGACGAGAAGCGGGCCATGGAAAAATACCGCTGCGAGTGCAAAGTAGGATAG